One part of the Pseudobacteriovorax antillogorgiicola genome encodes these proteins:
- a CDS encoding Glu/Leu/Phe/Val family dehydrogenase, which produces MAIFETLAGTGHEQVVFCNDEATGLKAIIAIHDTTLGPALGGCRMWDYGSEEEALEDVLRLSRGMTYKAAVSGLSLGGGKSVIIGDPKKLKNEAFFRTFGRFVDSLSGRYITAEDVNIRVKDMESVALETPYVTGINSRVGGSGDPSPVTAWGVFNGIKASVKHKLGKDSVNGLTVAVQGCGAVGTFLTEFLTQEGAKVFAADLNQDKVKNVVESFGAEAVDLNKIHSLPVDVYAPCALGGILNDNTIPELQTTIVSGGANNQLLDEAKHAAMLKEKGILYAPDYVINAGGLINVYQELQGYDADAARTKAAGIFDTLINIYKESDEQGITTIQASNKIAEDRINSVRNMKDLRNNFEGQLWINQ; this is translated from the coding sequence ATGGCTATCTTTGAAACTTTAGCAGGTACCGGTCATGAACAAGTTGTTTTCTGCAACGACGAAGCGACCGGCCTAAAGGCTATCATTGCAATTCACGACACCACGTTAGGACCAGCATTGGGTGGTTGTCGCATGTGGGATTATGGCTCCGAGGAAGAAGCTCTTGAAGATGTCTTACGCTTATCTCGTGGCATGACCTACAAAGCAGCTGTTAGTGGCCTTTCACTTGGTGGTGGCAAGTCCGTGATCATCGGCGATCCAAAGAAACTCAAAAACGAAGCTTTTTTCCGAACTTTTGGTCGCTTCGTTGATAGTTTGAGCGGTCGGTACATCACTGCTGAAGACGTCAACATCCGTGTTAAAGATATGGAGAGTGTAGCGCTTGAAACTCCTTACGTGACTGGCATCAACTCACGAGTCGGCGGCTCTGGTGATCCCTCGCCTGTTACTGCTTGGGGTGTGTTTAACGGGATCAAAGCATCCGTGAAGCACAAGCTAGGAAAGGATTCTGTCAATGGCCTCACAGTAGCCGTTCAAGGCTGTGGTGCTGTCGGAACATTCCTAACGGAATTCCTAACGCAAGAAGGCGCGAAAGTATTCGCAGCTGACCTCAACCAAGATAAAGTCAAAAACGTAGTTGAAAGCTTCGGCGCAGAAGCGGTTGATCTCAACAAGATCCATAGCCTTCCTGTTGATGTCTACGCACCTTGTGCCCTTGGTGGCATCTTGAACGACAACACCATCCCCGAACTTCAGACTACAATCGTCTCTGGTGGTGCAAACAATCAGCTTCTTGATGAAGCTAAGCATGCTGCAATGCTAAAAGAAAAAGGCATTCTTTATGCTCCTGACTACGTAATCAACGCAGGTGGTCTCATCAACGTGTACCAAGAGCTTCAGGGTTACGATGCTGATGCCGCTCGCACAAAAGCAGCAGGTATCTTCGATACGCTTATCAACATCTACAAAGAATCTGATGAGCAGGGCATTACAACGATCCAAGCTTCCAACAAGATTGCTGAAGATCGTATTAATAGCGTTCGTAACATGAAAGACCTTCGCAACAACTTCGAAGGCCAGCTTTGGATTAATCAGTAA